The following are from one region of the Ruficoccus sp. ZRK36 genome:
- a CDS encoding DUF4340 domain-containing protein: MRLKLTIVLVLLNLGAFYWIYVLEKQSDPKEAYLHQTVNILSNASGVDQIRIQVKTAQRQEERVIARTRTGWEITSPYVWPANDNAIQRILTQLQFLEKEVSIPLDEIKRSGQTLADFGLEDPSIVLSYKMGEKEVELKIGAPTQLGKRVYLLPPGGDAVLVVSDELLKAITIGLAELRSDRVFDIPLFEVRSLTIEQGEQRYRFEESGDKWWLESPIRVRADNDKVDAALGQLTALRSVHIVRDLPSGGEAALFATPYMRITLGGNNRRRTLQVGAPVPNVLEGEAPQRYARLENDPASGTIFTVEQKPLERLSDPADRLRQRKFFVFNPAEVNGIEITEDGKSLTLQRLEKRQADEKESWQIFRKEAGGKIVTQPADTEVIGQLLQSLRVLEAKSFASDAPSGKDLEQWGLAGPKTRRVTLRGGTEQTLLLGVDKDSDGLYAKLAAEPFVYKVGSLILQQINSDPLTYRSRVLDQSMAGARVVGLTLTDLNGDKELFSGKIDTQKETWTTYWSSLPESEREAALNLVDQLENFRVSEYEDKPFKGWPDSTWRYRLSVDYFLPGSQEGATTQRVYDFSPRERANYQLGGSSANGLAFVLTQPMIDALFTLTFVQDAPKLPSTPEGVEKAEPLPLPQQSAPSTQTSSSSADAAPKKPASSDGASN, from the coding sequence ATGCGCCTCAAACTCACCATCGTTCTGGTCCTCCTCAACCTGGGGGCGTTTTATTGGATCTACGTTCTTGAGAAGCAGTCCGACCCGAAGGAGGCGTACCTGCACCAGACGGTTAACATCCTCTCCAACGCTTCAGGCGTGGACCAGATCCGCATCCAGGTAAAAACCGCCCAGCGGCAGGAGGAGCGCGTCATCGCTCGTACACGCACGGGCTGGGAGATTACCAGCCCCTACGTCTGGCCGGCGAACGACAACGCGATCCAGCGCATTTTGACCCAGTTGCAATTCCTGGAGAAAGAGGTCTCGATCCCGCTGGATGAGATCAAGCGCAGTGGGCAGACTCTGGCTGACTTCGGCCTGGAGGACCCCTCGATCGTCCTCAGCTACAAGATGGGAGAAAAGGAAGTCGAGCTGAAGATCGGCGCCCCCACCCAGCTGGGCAAGCGGGTCTATCTGCTGCCGCCAGGTGGCGATGCCGTGCTTGTCGTCAGCGACGAGCTGTTGAAGGCGATCACCATCGGACTGGCTGAGCTGCGCAGCGATCGCGTCTTTGATATTCCGCTCTTTGAGGTCCGCTCACTCACGATTGAGCAGGGCGAGCAGCGTTACCGTTTTGAAGAGAGTGGGGATAAGTGGTGGCTGGAGTCGCCTATCCGTGTGCGTGCTGATAACGACAAGGTCGATGCGGCCCTCGGCCAGCTCACCGCCTTGCGTTCGGTGCACATTGTGCGTGACTTGCCGAGCGGTGGTGAGGCCGCGCTCTTTGCCACGCCGTATATGCGCATCACGCTCGGGGGGAACAACCGCCGCCGCACGCTGCAGGTTGGCGCACCGGTGCCGAACGTCTTGGAGGGGGAAGCCCCGCAGCGCTACGCCCGCCTGGAGAACGACCCGGCCTCGGGGACGATTTTCACCGTGGAGCAAAAGCCGCTTGAGCGCCTGAGCGATCCGGCGGACCGCCTGCGCCAGCGCAAGTTCTTCGTCTTCAATCCGGCGGAGGTCAACGGCATCGAGATCACCGAGGACGGCAAAAGCCTGACCCTCCAGCGGCTTGAGAAGCGCCAGGCAGACGAGAAGGAAAGCTGGCAGATCTTCCGCAAGGAGGCCGGGGGCAAGATCGTCACCCAGCCTGCGGACACCGAGGTCATCGGGCAACTGCTGCAATCCCTGCGTGTGCTGGAGGCCAAATCCTTTGCCTCCGACGCTCCCTCCGGCAAGGACCTGGAGCAGTGGGGGCTGGCCGGGCCGAAAACCCGCCGCGTCACCCTGCGTGGGGGCACGGAGCAGACGCTCCTGCTCGGCGTGGACAAGGACAGCGACGGGCTCTACGCCAAGCTCGCTGCCGAACCTTTCGTTTATAAGGTCGGGAGCCTGATCCTTCAGCAGATCAACTCTGATCCCTTGACCTACCGTAGCCGCGTGCTGGACCAGAGTATGGCCGGCGCTCGTGTCGTCGGGCTCACCTTGACCGATCTCAACGGGGACAAGGAACTGTTCTCAGGCAAGATCGACACGCAGAAAGAGACCTGGACGACGTACTGGTCCTCTCTGCCTGAAAGCGAACGCGAAGCCGCCCTTAATCTGGTCGACCAGCTGGAGAACTTCCGTGTCAGCGAGTACGAAGACAAACCCTTTAAAGGGTGGCCGGACTCGACCTGGCGCTATCGCCTGAGCGTCGATTACTTCCTGCCCGGCAGCCAGGAGGGGGCTACGACACAGCGCGTGTACGACTTCAGCCCCCGTGAGCGGGCGAACTACCAGCTCGGTGGCTCTTCTGCCAACGGTCTGGCCTTCGTGCTGACGCAGCCGATGATCGACGCTCTCTTCACGCTGACCTTTGTGCAGGATGCGCCCAAGCTGCCATCGACGCCCGAGGGTGTCGAAAAGGCTGAGCCTCTCCCGCTGCCTCAGCAATCAGCGCCGTCTACCCAGACGTCTTCCTCATCCGCAGACGCCGCTCCCAAGAAGCCTGCGTCCTCGGATGGTGCTTCGAATTAA
- a CDS encoding helix-turn-helix domain-containing protein codes for MPTAHTSPAGESAPLYDFSVLRALRKREALTLGQVAERSGVSVAGISKLERNQSSAELETLYRLARVFGMSAAELLGLAEARMAHEVKAEGYEHDGFKFSRINYGKARVFYGRAVKGSRITRPEMHHDDFETCWVLKGKIKINLPSETRIVKSGRALQFDAILEHSYEALEDSELVLVHLRKENRF; via the coding sequence ATGCCCACCGCCCACACCAGCCCCGCGGGCGAATCTGCCCCGCTGTACGACTTCTCGGTCTTGCGCGCCCTGCGCAAGCGGGAGGCGTTGACGCTGGGTCAGGTGGCTGAGCGCTCGGGCGTATCGGTCGCCGGCATCTCCAAGCTGGAGCGCAACCAGTCCAGCGCCGAACTGGAAACCCTCTACCGCCTCGCACGGGTATTCGGCATGAGCGCGGCCGAGCTGCTGGGGCTGGCCGAAGCGCGCATGGCGCACGAGGTGAAGGCCGAAGGGTATGAGCATGACGGTTTCAAATTTAGCCGCATCAACTACGGAAAGGCGAGAGTCTTCTACGGACGCGCCGTAAAAGGCAGCCGTATCACCCGCCCTGAGATGCACCACGACGACTTCGAGACCTGCTGGGTACTCAAGGGTAAGATCAAGATCAACCTCCCCTCGGAGACCCGCATCGTCAAATCCGGACGCGCCCTACAGTTTGACGCCATTCTGGAGCACTCCTACGAAGCGCTGGAGGATTCCGAGCTGGTCCTCGTCCACCTGCGTAAGGAAAACCGCTTCTAA
- the nadC gene encoding carboxylating nicotinate-nucleotide diphosphorylase has protein sequence MSKPQEHAEHLLRRLSWDELDPAWLRRLIEMARDEDLDGAGLRKPANPAGDATTDLLAGDKPGTVELIAREPMRVCGLRLVPMILEAYGSGCDWSPMARDGTPLDEGALIGRISGPVGTILRAERVMLNFLQRLSGIATTTAHYVTLLGQNGPRLLDTRKTTPGFRMLEKYAVAVGGGWNHRLGLFDRIMLKDNHLAANDSSAGERLAATIRQAKETRPDLAVEVEVDHLDQIPPVLEAGADVILLDNFTTSELKQAVNLIGDKAWTEASGGINEANAKSISSLGLDFASSGAVVHRSHWMDIGLDWSSHG, from the coding sequence ATGAGCAAACCTCAGGAGCACGCTGAGCACCTACTACGCCGCCTCAGCTGGGATGAGCTGGACCCGGCATGGCTGCGCCGTTTGATCGAAATGGCCCGTGACGAGGACCTCGACGGGGCTGGGCTGCGCAAGCCTGCCAACCCGGCGGGTGACGCGACCACGGACCTGCTCGCTGGTGACAAGCCGGGGACGGTGGAGCTGATCGCCCGCGAGCCCATGCGCGTCTGCGGGCTGCGACTGGTTCCGATGATACTGGAGGCCTACGGTAGCGGCTGCGATTGGAGCCCGATGGCTCGGGATGGTACGCCGCTGGATGAGGGGGCCCTGATCGGGCGGATATCCGGCCCTGTTGGCACGATCCTGCGGGCCGAGCGCGTGATGCTGAACTTCCTCCAGCGTCTCAGCGGTATCGCCACGACGACCGCACACTATGTCACTCTCTTGGGACAAAATGGTCCGCGTCTGCTCGACACCCGTAAGACCACACCGGGCTTTCGCATGCTCGAAAAGTACGCGGTGGCGGTGGGCGGTGGCTGGAACCATCGGCTGGGGCTCTTCGATCGCATCATGCTGAAGGATAATCACTTGGCGGCCAATGATTCCAGTGCCGGTGAGCGTCTCGCAGCGACCATTCGGCAGGCCAAGGAGACGCGCCCTGATCTCGCCGTCGAGGTCGAGGTCGACCATTTGGACCAGATCCCGCCGGTGCTGGAGGCTGGGGCCGACGTCATTCTGCTCGATAATTTCACCACGTCGGAGCTGAAGCAGGCCGTCAACCTGATCGGCGACAAGGCCTGGACGGAGGCAAGCGGAGGCATCAACGAAGCCAACGCCAAGTCCATCTCCTCGCTCGGGCTGGATTTTGCTTCCAGCGGGGCGGTCGTTCACCGCAGCCACTGGATGGATATCGGTCTGGATTGGAGCAGCCATGGGTGA
- a CDS encoding biotin--[acetyl-CoA-carboxylase] ligase, translating into MGEVSDAEILAAFLAADGDYVSGSSIAEDTGVSRAAVWGRLDRLRTEGFSFEAVRNKGYRLETIPEVLHPALLAAHLLRLACPANLHFLAETDSTNSEAERLLAQGEHTPFVVVAGKQTAGRGRRGRAWFSENAGNLTLSLALRPQLPPARMQTFTLWMGLSTCMAVNDLCGVSLKVKWPNDLHWDGKKVAGMLTEARSDSEMLRDLVFGIGLNINSVTDQFPEEVRPLASSLREAAGKVFDLNATAAKIIVALQKACDDFLEDRYRETFREEWPKFDALVGRTVTVSLTDGDISGEYLGIDETGTLRLRLPDGVEQRFAAGDVTLRKQK; encoded by the coding sequence ATGGGTGAGGTCTCCGATGCCGAGATACTGGCCGCCTTTCTGGCGGCTGACGGCGACTACGTGTCGGGATCATCCATCGCCGAGGATACTGGAGTCTCGCGGGCTGCGGTCTGGGGGCGTCTGGATCGGCTGCGGACCGAGGGCTTTTCTTTTGAGGCTGTCCGGAATAAAGGTTACCGACTGGAGACAATCCCAGAGGTTCTGCATCCTGCCTTGCTGGCTGCTCATCTTCTGCGGCTTGCCTGTCCGGCCAATCTGCACTTCCTGGCCGAGACGGATAGCACCAACTCCGAGGCCGAGCGCCTGCTGGCCCAGGGCGAGCATACGCCTTTTGTGGTTGTCGCGGGTAAGCAGACGGCTGGCCGTGGTCGGCGGGGGCGCGCCTGGTTCAGCGAAAATGCAGGCAACCTGACGCTCAGCCTGGCGCTGCGCCCACAGTTGCCGCCCGCCCGGATGCAGACGTTCACGCTCTGGATGGGGCTCTCTACCTGTATGGCGGTCAATGACTTGTGTGGCGTGTCACTCAAGGTTAAGTGGCCGAACGACCTGCACTGGGACGGGAAAAAGGTGGCTGGTATGCTGACCGAGGCCCGCTCGGACTCGGAGATGCTGCGGGATCTCGTCTTTGGAATCGGGCTCAATATTAACAGTGTCACCGATCAGTTTCCTGAGGAGGTGCGTCCCTTGGCCAGTTCTCTGCGTGAGGCGGCGGGCAAGGTGTTTGATTTAAACGCGACGGCTGCAAAAATCATCGTCGCTCTGCAAAAGGCCTGCGACGACTTTCTGGAGGATCGCTACCGGGAGACGTTTCGTGAGGAATGGCCGAAATTCGATGCCCTCGTCGGCCGCACCGTTACGGTTTCGCTGACGGATGGCGATATATCCGGCGAGTATCTGGGCATCGACGAGACCGGCACCTTGCGGCTGCGTCTGCCCGACGGTGTCGAGCAGCGTTTTGCGGCGGGGGATGTCACCTTGAGGAAACAAAAATGA
- a CDS encoding ABC transporter permease: MRHFLTLFSHELRMLLIAPATYVASVLFLLLMGLIYLLVLNEAGAREADLPPSVLFFQVFWIPVFFMVPLLTMRSIAEERRLGTLETLMTTPATAIQVVLSKFLGAYVFYLMLWGLTICFPFIVAYGLPGTADRAVVLELAPMLGGYLFVALSGALYIALGIFASSLTRSQLVAGMLSFSMLFIIIISGQLLLRLPIQDYSWMTWLESPLEYIRTFKHLEDFSRGVIDSRPFVLYLSNAALLLGITTLVVESKA, from the coding sequence ATGCGACACTTTCTGACTCTCTTTTCCCATGAGCTGCGCATGCTGTTGATTGCGCCGGCCACCTATGTGGCTTCGGTGCTGTTTCTGCTGCTGATGGGGTTGATCTATCTGCTCGTTCTCAACGAGGCGGGTGCCCGCGAGGCGGATCTGCCGCCCTCCGTGCTGTTCTTCCAGGTCTTCTGGATTCCGGTCTTTTTTATGGTACCGCTGCTGACGATGCGCTCCATCGCCGAGGAGCGCCGCCTGGGTACCCTTGAGACGCTCATGACCACCCCAGCCACCGCGATACAGGTCGTGTTGAGCAAATTCCTGGGGGCGTACGTCTTTTATCTCATGCTGTGGGGGCTGACGATTTGCTTCCCCTTTATCGTGGCTTACGGACTGCCGGGGACGGCCGACCGGGCCGTGGTGCTGGAGCTGGCCCCGATGCTCGGCGGCTACCTCTTTGTCGCCCTCAGCGGTGCACTCTACATCGCGCTGGGGATCTTTGCCAGTAGCCTGACCCGCAGCCAGCTTGTGGCGGGGATGCTGAGCTTCAGCATGCTTTTTATCATCATTATCAGCGGCCAGCTGCTCCTGCGCCTGCCGATTCAGGACTACTCCTGGATGACGTGGCTGGAGTCGCCGCTGGAGTATATCCGCACTTTTAAGCACCTGGAGGACTTTAGCCGCGGGGTGATCGATTCCCGGCCCTTCGTCCTCTACCTCAGTAACGCCGCCCTTCTGCTGGGCATCACCACGCTCGTCGTCGAATCCAAGGCCTGA
- a CDS encoding DUF4126 domain-containing protein, producing MNEIEPGTLTGIIAVIAGIGLSAAAGFRVFIPMLVLSIAGRSGAIELGESFQWLSSWPALVGLTTATIAEVAAYYIPWVDNALDSISTPAALIAGTVISAAVLPDLNPGLKWTLAAIMGGAPAGVVQAGTVLTRGTSTATTGGIGNPVVSTVEAGSSLLTAILAIVIPVLIGIVVLCIVLWLGIKLIKRFRRTHPPRPRGLAA from the coding sequence ATGAACGAAATTGAACCAGGGACCCTCACAGGCATCATAGCCGTCATCGCAGGTATTGGCCTGAGCGCCGCGGCTGGCTTCCGCGTGTTTATCCCCATGCTGGTTCTCAGCATCGCCGGGCGTAGTGGTGCGATCGAGCTGGGTGAGAGCTTTCAATGGCTTTCCAGCTGGCCGGCTCTGGTCGGTCTGACTACTGCCACCATCGCGGAGGTCGCGGCCTACTACATCCCGTGGGTGGACAACGCCCTCGACAGCATCTCCACCCCTGCCGCGCTTATCGCAGGTACCGTCATCTCGGCGGCTGTCCTGCCCGACCTCAATCCCGGCCTGAAGTGGACGCTCGCGGCCATCATGGGCGGAGCCCCGGCCGGAGTCGTCCAGGCAGGCACCGTGCTCACACGGGGCACCTCGACCGCCACGACCGGTGGCATCGGCAACCCCGTCGTTTCGACCGTCGAGGCTGGCAGCTCACTGCTCACGGCCATCCTTGCCATCGTCATCCCGGTGCTCATCGGGATCGTTGTCTTGTGCATCGTGCTGTGGCTCGGGATCAAGCTGATCAAGCGCTTCCGTCGCACGCATCCGCCACGCCCAAGAGGACTCGCTGCCTAG
- a CDS encoding ABC transporter ATP-binding protein: MESEQPAIEVLDLTKRYGPRKAIDRISFEVARGQVVGFLGPNGAGKSTTMRILCGIMGASSGIARVCGIPVASQSGEVKKRIGYMPESNPLPEDMRVIEYLRYRARLKEIPGRLIRDRVEEAMEVCELHRKPRRRLIGTLSKGFRQRVGIADAILAKPEVIVMDEPTIGLDPHQILGIRSLIDSLRGNMTVILSSHILPEIEICCDRVIIINQGRVVANGTSQSLREQFLPRTRYRVRTTLEAAKMRELLPSVSPELTLENTTENAGMCEYLMEAPSHLDLTENFIDALRARQGRIHEVARLQPNLEDIFMSATKRSWDETLPEDGKDGVTPQPVEAPSA, from the coding sequence TTGGAATCAGAGCAACCAGCTATTGAAGTTCTCGATCTGACGAAGCGTTACGGCCCGCGCAAGGCTATTGACCGCATCAGTTTTGAGGTCGCACGCGGCCAGGTCGTCGGCTTTTTGGGGCCGAACGGCGCGGGCAAGAGCACGACCATGCGTATCCTGTGCGGGATCATGGGAGCCAGCTCGGGTATCGCGCGCGTCTGCGGCATCCCGGTGGCGAGCCAGTCAGGTGAGGTGAAAAAGCGCATCGGCTACATGCCCGAGTCCAATCCCCTGCCCGAGGATATGCGTGTGATCGAGTACCTGCGCTACCGCGCTCGCCTGAAGGAAATTCCCGGCCGCTTGATCCGTGACCGGGTCGAGGAGGCGATGGAGGTGTGTGAACTGCACCGCAAGCCCCGCCGTCGCCTGATCGGTACGCTCTCGAAGGGCTTCCGGCAGCGTGTGGGTATCGCCGACGCCATCCTGGCCAAGCCGGAGGTGATCGTGATGGACGAGCCGACCATCGGCCTGGACCCGCACCAGATACTGGGCATCCGTAGCCTGATCGACTCCCTGCGCGGTAACATGACCGTGATCCTTTCCAGCCATATCCTGCCCGAGATCGAAATCTGCTGCGACCGGGTGATCATTATCAATCAGGGGCGCGTGGTCGCCAACGGCACCTCGCAGAGCCTGCGCGAGCAGTTCCTGCCGCGTACCCGCTACCGCGTGCGCACGACGCTCGAAGCCGCCAAGATGCGTGAGCTGCTGCCGTCCGTGAGCCCTGAGCTGACGCTGGAGAACACCACCGAAAACGCGGGCATGTGCGAATACCTGATGGAGGCCCCCTCCCATCTGGATCTGACCGAAAACTTTATCGATGCGCTGCGAGCCCGACAGGGACGTATCCATGAGGTGGCCCGTTTGCAGCCTAACCTGGAGGACATCTTTATGTCCGCCACCAAACGCAGCTGGGACGAAACCCTGCCGGAAGACGGCAAGGACGGAGTCACTCCCCAGCCGGTTGAAGCGCCCTCCGCCTGA
- a CDS encoding GldG family protein has translation MSRMEEFSYARWVLRINRLVQVILFISLVAAVNYIASHNFERVDLTRNNRYSLSAETLAYLEQIQQPVRIIVTTPPESAPEEMRFIFRQVSRLLREYELESRTKGGESMIDVEYVNVYRQSDKAEELVNKFGISPDQDNVIVVASGDRYKQILPLDMWKTDEGGVSAFQGEQAFTSAILDVTNQNAKTIYHLLGHGEMRADDVDPLRGFSRVSYYLRQRNFKQEPLDLMEVPKVPEDAGLVIIAGPQTQLLPPEQEKLRRYLTEDNGRMLVLLEPGNPHGLDDLFYDWGIMSDDMIVLEASNEFIASEGDSLVGNFTEHPVTKILRDNKLKVLVGLSRPVRPDLGAPIDNSLEITPLMASSPNSWAERDYLRKPLQYNEETDLAGPIPLAMVSERSAGSRFGLNIPGGKLVVFGNAGMFSNNRFPAAANETLFHNLIHWILDQESLVNIEPRKLENYKLSLSRQDLIDTGLRLLILPGAVALLGVMITFIRRR, from the coding sequence ATGTCTCGAATGGAAGAGTTCAGCTACGCGCGCTGGGTCCTGCGGATCAACCGGCTGGTGCAGGTCATCCTGTTCATCTCGCTGGTAGCGGCCGTCAACTACATCGCCTCGCATAACTTTGAGCGTGTGGACCTGACGCGTAATAACCGTTACTCGCTTTCGGCCGAGACACTGGCCTATCTGGAACAGATTCAGCAGCCGGTGCGCATCATCGTGACGACGCCGCCGGAGTCTGCGCCGGAGGAGATGCGCTTTATCTTCCGCCAGGTCAGTCGCCTGCTGCGCGAGTACGAGCTGGAGAGCCGTACCAAGGGCGGCGAGTCGATGATCGACGTGGAGTACGTCAACGTCTACCGCCAAAGCGACAAAGCCGAGGAGCTGGTTAACAAGTTCGGGATCAGCCCCGATCAGGACAACGTGATCGTCGTGGCCAGCGGTGATCGCTATAAGCAGATTTTGCCCCTCGATATGTGGAAGACCGATGAGGGTGGGGTGAGCGCGTTTCAGGGCGAGCAGGCCTTTACCTCGGCCATCCTCGATGTGACCAACCAGAACGCCAAGACCATCTACCATCTGTTGGGTCATGGCGAAATGCGGGCTGACGATGTGGACCCGCTGCGTGGCTTCTCGCGCGTCTCCTACTACCTGCGACAGCGTAACTTCAAGCAGGAGCCGCTCGACCTGATGGAGGTGCCCAAGGTCCCCGAGGATGCTGGTCTGGTCATCATTGCCGGCCCCCAGACGCAACTCCTTCCGCCGGAGCAGGAGAAGCTGCGCCGCTACCTGACCGAGGACAATGGCCGCATGCTGGTCCTGCTTGAGCCGGGTAATCCGCACGGGCTCGACGATCTTTTTTATGACTGGGGCATCATGTCCGACGACATGATTGTGCTGGAGGCTTCGAACGAGTTTATCGCCTCCGAGGGAGACTCGCTGGTGGGTAACTTCACCGAGCACCCCGTGACGAAGATCCTCCGCGATAACAAGCTCAAGGTGCTGGTCGGGCTGAGCCGCCCGGTGCGCCCGGATCTTGGCGCTCCCATTGATAACAGCCTTGAAATTACGCCGCTGATGGCCTCTTCGCCGAACAGCTGGGCTGAGCGCGACTACCTGCGCAAGCCGCTCCAATACAACGAAGAGACGGACCTGGCAGGGCCGATCCCGCTGGCCATGGTCTCGGAGCGCTCGGCGGGCAGCCGCTTCGGGCTGAACATCCCCGGGGGCAAGCTCGTGGTCTTCGGTAATGCCGGTATGTTCAGCAACAACCGCTTCCCCGCCGCCGCCAACGAAACCCTTTTCCATAATCTCATCCACTGGATTCTCGATCAGGAGTCGCTCGTGAACATCGAGCCCCGCAAGCTGGAAAACTACAAGCTCAGCCTGAGCCGCCAGGACCTGATCGACACTGGGCTTCGTCTCTTGATACTACCCGGTGCCGTCGCTTTGCTCGGGGTCATGATCACCTTTATCCGCCGCCGCTAA
- the eda gene encoding bifunctional 4-hydroxy-2-oxoglutarate aldolase/2-dehydro-3-deoxy-phosphogluconate aldolase, translating into MSEHPAVTLLQEKRLLPVAVLEDVESGLKTAAALREGGLNMIEVTLRNPAAKEVIAAIIKEFPDMVVGAGTVLDPAMVQPLADMGVQFFVAPGLNEQVVEAAHKAGCPITPGVVTPSEVDRGIRLGCKVLKFFPAEPAGGAKMLKALTAAFGHTGVKFIPTGGINAAKAPEYWALKSVLAVGGSWFVAGDLVKAGKFDEIASMTKEALALAKA; encoded by the coding sequence ATGAGTGAACATCCTGCCGTAACCCTGCTCCAAGAAAAACGCCTGCTGCCCGTCGCCGTCCTCGAAGACGTCGAATCGGGCCTGAAAACCGCTGCCGCTCTGCGTGAAGGTGGCCTGAACATGATCGAGGTCACCCTGCGTAACCCTGCCGCCAAGGAGGTTATCGCCGCCATCATTAAGGAATTTCCGGACATGGTCGTGGGCGCCGGTACGGTGCTGGACCCAGCCATGGTGCAGCCGCTGGCTGACATGGGCGTGCAGTTCTTTGTCGCTCCGGGCCTGAATGAGCAGGTCGTGGAGGCCGCCCACAAGGCTGGCTGCCCGATCACGCCGGGGGTTGTCACCCCGAGCGAAGTTGACCGCGGCATCCGTCTGGGCTGCAAGGTTCTGAAGTTCTTCCCGGCTGAGCCTGCCGGTGGCGCCAAGATGCTCAAGGCATTGACCGCGGCCTTTGGCCATACGGGCGTGAAGTTTATCCCTACCGGCGGTATCAACGCCGCCAAGGCCCCCGAGTACTGGGCGCTCAAGAGCGTGCTGGCCGTGGGTGGCTCGTGGTTTGTAGCCGGCGACCTGGTCAAGGCTGGCAAGTTCGACGAAATCGCCAGCATGACGAAGGAAGCGCTCGCGCTTGCAAAGGCTTAA
- a CDS encoding type III pantothenate kinase: MKVLCIDIGNTRLHLGKVEGKRVSDTEDLPTREITRHLPERLKAGGFDGVAYCSVVPAATAELEACLKAANIAHAVRLDHVCCPGLTISYPNPPEVGPDRLANGIGAQVICGAPAIVIDTGTATTFDLVTQGGGYIGGIIAPGPAMMTKYLHEKTALLPELSLEELKDPGRIGRSTRDAMKLGCVVGYGGMIQALLERSREEFAERGEEPPTILATGGGTVVWHGQLTEKIEVVPYLSLIGLGEAYVRATSQP; this comes from the coding sequence ATGAAGGTTTTGTGCATTGATATCGGCAATACCCGGCTGCATCTGGGCAAAGTGGAGGGCAAGCGCGTGTCCGATACGGAGGATCTGCCCACCCGCGAGATCACCCGACACTTGCCTGAGCGCTTGAAGGCCGGTGGTTTTGATGGCGTGGCCTACTGCTCGGTCGTGCCCGCGGCTACCGCTGAGCTGGAGGCCTGTCTGAAGGCGGCGAATATCGCGCACGCAGTGCGGCTGGACCATGTGTGCTGCCCGGGGCTGACGATTTCCTACCCAAATCCGCCCGAGGTCGGTCCGGACCGCCTCGCTAATGGTATCGGCGCACAGGTCATTTGCGGTGCGCCAGCCATCGTGATCGACACCGGAACGGCTACGACTTTCGACCTGGTAACGCAGGGTGGGGGGTACATCGGGGGCATTATCGCGCCCGGTCCGGCGATGATGACCAAGTACTTACACGAAAAAACCGCCCTTTTGCCCGAGTTGAGCCTGGAGGAGCTGAAGGACCCCGGCAGGATTGGCCGCTCGACCCGCGACGCGATGAAGCTGGGCTGCGTGGTCGGCTACGGGGGGATGATTCAGGCGCTGCTTGAGCGCTCACGGGAGGAATTTGCGGAGCGCGGCGAGGAGCCACCGACTATTCTTGCCACGGGGGGCGGTACGGTTGTCTGGCACGGGCAGCTCACCGAAAAGATCGAGGTCGTCCCGTATTTGAGCCTGATTGGACTCGGTGAGGCCTATGTGCGGGCGACGAGCCAGCCGTAG